The following coding sequences lie in one Populus trichocarpa isolate Nisqually-1 chromosome 14, P.trichocarpa_v4.1, whole genome shotgun sequence genomic window:
- the LOC7497353 gene encoding auxin-responsive protein SAUR36 — MRKIRGFKIGKRLVRISTWIFRRTRIHPPGYNLLGQSESTCRSKPKSISKIINWGRRLTKGAKSLCGAKPGSGYIPMGHELVCDKPVTVPKGHLAVYVGQKDGDFHRVLVPVIYFNHPLFGELLREAEEEYGFNQQGGITIPCRFSEFESVQTRIKAGSGGKPTWKRNHY, encoded by the coding sequence ATGAGAAAGATAAGAGGTTTCAAGATTGGCAAACGGTTAGTCCGGATCTCCACATGGATCTTCCGTCGGACCCGGATCCACCCACCGGGTTACAACCTTTTAGGCCAATCAGAATCAACATGCAGGTCCAAGCCAAAGTCCATATCGAAAATCATCAACTGGGGTCGTCGTTTAACAAAAGGAGCTAAATCACTTTGCGGTGCAAAACCAGGGTCGGGTTACATACCCATGGGTCATGAACTGGTTTGCGATAAACCGGTTACTGTACCAAAAGGGCACTTGGCTGTTTACGTTGGTCAAAAAGACGGCGACTTTCATAGAGTTTTGGTGCCtgtgatttattttaatcatccTTTGTTTGGTGAGTTATTAAGAGAAGCCGAAGAGGAATATGGGTTTAATCAACAAGGTGGGATTACCATTCCTTGCCGATTCTCGGAGTTTGAGAGTGTCCAAACCCGTATTAAAGCTGGGTCTGGAGGGAAGCCGACGTGGAAACGTAACCACTATTGA
- the LOC7488886 gene encoding plasmodesmata-located protein 8 isoform X1, whose product MLRRLHLHSTHKTIPALRLTALFFLFLSLSNYGNLVKAYVFIYAGCSQEKYDPNSPFEGNHNSILSSVFSSSSEASYHSFAIGNGSSTPPEGICYGLYQCRGDLRTIDCSRCIESAVNQISLVCPYSYGAALQLEGCYVRYEHVDFLGRLDTSLRFKKCSRSVNNDVEFFKRRDDVLADLPTAMGFKVSSSGSVEGYAQCLGDLSSSDCSACLVAAVAQLKNLCGSAAAADVYLGQCYARYWASGYYDRSSDSSSEDDVGKTVAIIVGVLAGLSILIVFLSFCRRAMD is encoded by the exons atgttGAGAAGGCTTCACTTGCACTCCACTCACAAAACAATCCCAGCTCTGAGACTCACTGcactcttctttctcttcctttctctcAGTAACTATGGCAACTTAGTCAAAGCTTATGTTTTCATCTATGCAGGCTGCTCTCAAGAAAAGTATGATCCCAACTCTCCATTTGAAGGAAACCACAACTCGATTCTGTCTTCAGTTTTTAGCTCATCTTCTGAAGCTTCTTATCATAGCTTTGCCATTGGAAATGGAAGCTCAACACCCCCCGAAGGAATTTGCTATGGCTTATACCAGTGCAGGGGTGATTTGAGGACTATTGATTGTTCAAGATGCATTGAAAGTGCTGTTAACCAGATAAGTTTGGTTTGTCCATACTCTTATGGTGCTGCTTTGCAACTTGAAGGTTGCTATGTAAGATATGAGCATGTTGATTTCTTGGGAAGGCTTGATACGAGCCTGAGATTCAAGAAGTGCAGTAGAAGTGTAAACAATGATGTTGAGTTCTTTAAGCGTAGAGATGATGTTCTTGCTGACTTGCCAACAGCTATGGGATTTAAAGTTAGTAGTTCAGGTTCAGTAGAAGGTTATGCACAGTGTTTAGGGGATTTGAGCTCAAGTGATTGTTCTGCTTGCCTCGTGGCTGCGGTTGCGCAGTTGAAGAATCTATGTGGATCAGCTGCTGCAGCTGATGTGTACCTGGGTCAGTGCTATGCTCGTTACTGGGCATCTGGTTACTATGATCGCTCTTCAG ATTCCTCCAGCGAGGATGATGTGGGAAAAACAGTAGCCATTATTGTTGGTGTGCTAGCAGGTCTGTCCATCCTCATCGTTTTCCTCTCATTTTGCAGAAGAGCTATGG ATTAA
- the LOC7488887 gene encoding pectinesterase 2: MAIRIMLTFLFVSFLLSPTILGYNHDEVKSWCSKTPNPQPCEYFLSHNPKNTPIQHESDFLKISIELALDRAMHGKVNTYSLGSKCRNGLEKAAWEDCLELYQEIVLWLNKTTGSKCTKYDAQTWLSTALTNLETCRTGFAEFGMTDYILPMMSNNVSKLISNTLAINKAPYSEPSFNGGFPSWVRPGDRKLLQSSSPASQANIVVAQDGSGNVKTIKEAIVAASKRSGSGRYVIYVKAGTYNENVEVGQKVKNVMVVGDGIGKTIVTGSKSVGGGTTTFKSATFAVVGDNFIARDMTFRNTAGAKNHQAVALRSGSDLSVFYKCSFEGYQDTLYVHSQRQFYRECNIYGTVDFIFGNAAVVFQNCNIYARNPPNKTNTITAQGRTDPNQNTGISIHNCKVTAASDLKSVQSSVKTYLGRPWQKYSRTVFMKTDLDSLINSAGWMPWSGNFALDTLYYGEYMNTGPGSSTANRVNWKGYHVITSASVASQFTVASFISGNNWLPATNVPFTAGL; this comes from the exons ATGGCTATTCGAATTATGCTGACATTTCTATTCGTGTCTTTCCTTCTCTCCCCGACCATTTTGGGGTACAATCACGATGAGGTAAAGTCTTGGTGTAGCAAAACACCTAATCCACAACCATGTGAGTATTTTTTAAGCCATAACCCAAAAAATACCCCCATTCAACATGAGTCCGATTTTCTCAAAATTTCTATTGAACTAGCCTTGGACCGTGCCATGCATGGTAAAGTCAATACGTACTCCCTAGGCTCAAAATGTAGAAATGGGCTTGAAAAAGCTGCATGGGAAGATTGCCTTGAGCTCTATCAAGAGATCGTTCTTTGGCTCAACAAAACTACTGGCAGCAAGTGCACAAAATATGATGCACAAACATGGCTCAGCACGGCTCTAACCAACCTAGAAACGTGCAGAACCGGGTTCGCTGAATTCGGGATGACTGACTATATTTTGCCTATGATGAGTAATAATGTGTCCAAGTTAATCAGCAATACTTTGGCTATTAACAAGGCACCATATAGCGAACCTAGTTTCAATGGTGGGTTCCCTTCATGGGTCAGACCTGGCGACCGGAAACTCTTGCAATCATCTTCACCAGCTTCTCAGGCAAACATTGTGGTGGCACAAGATGGGTCAGGGAACGTCAAGACCATTAAGGAGGCCATAGTTGCGGCATCGAAAAGATCAGGGTCAGGGAGGTATGTGATATATGTGAAGGCAGGGACATACAACGAAAACGTTGAGGTAGGACAAAAGGTGAAGAATGTTATGGTGGTAGGTGATGGTATAGGGAAGACAATCGTCACCGGTAGCAAAAGCGTCGGAGGAGGCACTACAACTTTCAAGTCAGCCACTTTTG CCGTGGTTGGAGATAATTTTATTGCTCGAGACATGACATTTAGAAACACAGCCGGCGCTAAAAATCATCAGGCAGTTGCCTTACGTTCCGGCTCCGATTTATCGGTGTTCTACAAGTGCAGCTTCGAAGGATACCAAGACACCCTCTATGTCCATTCTCAGAGACAGTTCTATAGAGAATGTAACATTTATGGCACTGTTGACTTCATATTCGGCAACGctgcagttgtttttcaaaattgtaaCATCTATGCACGAAACCCTCCTAACAAGACCAATACCATTACCGCTCAGGGGAGGACAGACCCTAACCAAAACACCGGAATTTCAATTCACAATTGTAAGGTAACTGCTGCTTCCGACTTAAAGTCAGTCCAAAGCTCCGTTAAAACATACCTCGGCAGGCCATGGCAAAAATACTCAAGGACTGTTTTCATGAAAACAGACCTTGATAGCTTGATTAACTCAGCTGGTTGGATGCCATGGAGTGGTAATTTTGCTCTTGATACTTTATATTATGGAGAATACATGAATACTGGCCCTGGATCATCTACTGCCAATAGAGTTAACTGGAAAGGCTACCACGTTATCACTAGTGCATCCGTGGCATCACAATTCACTGTGGCCAGCTTCATTTCGGGAAATAATTGGTTGCCGGCCACCAACGTGCCATTCACCGCCGGCCTTTAA
- the LOC7488886 gene encoding plasmodesmata-located protein 8 isoform X2 has translation MLRRLHLHSTHKTIPALRLTALFFLFLSLSNYGNLVKAYVFIYAGCSQEKYDPNSPFEGNHNSILSSVFSSSSEASYHSFAIGNGSSTPPEGICYGLYQCRGDLRTIDCSRCIESAVNQISLVCPYSYGAALQLEGCYVRYEHVDFLGRLDTSLRFKKCSRSVNNDVEFFKRRDDVLADLPTAMGFKVSSSGSVEGYAQCLGDLSSSDCSACLVAAVAQLKNLCGSAAAADVYLGQCYARYWASGYYDRSSDSSSEDDVGKTVAIIVGVLAGLSILIVFLSFCRRAME, from the exons atgttGAGAAGGCTTCACTTGCACTCCACTCACAAAACAATCCCAGCTCTGAGACTCACTGcactcttctttctcttcctttctctcAGTAACTATGGCAACTTAGTCAAAGCTTATGTTTTCATCTATGCAGGCTGCTCTCAAGAAAAGTATGATCCCAACTCTCCATTTGAAGGAAACCACAACTCGATTCTGTCTTCAGTTTTTAGCTCATCTTCTGAAGCTTCTTATCATAGCTTTGCCATTGGAAATGGAAGCTCAACACCCCCCGAAGGAATTTGCTATGGCTTATACCAGTGCAGGGGTGATTTGAGGACTATTGATTGTTCAAGATGCATTGAAAGTGCTGTTAACCAGATAAGTTTGGTTTGTCCATACTCTTATGGTGCTGCTTTGCAACTTGAAGGTTGCTATGTAAGATATGAGCATGTTGATTTCTTGGGAAGGCTTGATACGAGCCTGAGATTCAAGAAGTGCAGTAGAAGTGTAAACAATGATGTTGAGTTCTTTAAGCGTAGAGATGATGTTCTTGCTGACTTGCCAACAGCTATGGGATTTAAAGTTAGTAGTTCAGGTTCAGTAGAAGGTTATGCACAGTGTTTAGGGGATTTGAGCTCAAGTGATTGTTCTGCTTGCCTCGTGGCTGCGGTTGCGCAGTTGAAGAATCTATGTGGATCAGCTGCTGCAGCTGATGTGTACCTGGGTCAGTGCTATGCTCGTTACTGGGCATCTGGTTACTATGATCGCTCTTCAG ATTCCTCCAGCGAGGATGATGTGGGAAAAACAGTAGCCATTATTGTTGGTGTGCTAGCAGGTCTGTCCATCCTCATCGTTTTCCTCTCATTTTGCAGAAGAGCTATGG AGTAA